A stretch of DNA from Terriglobia bacterium:
GAACGCCCGAATCCAGAAAAGCCTTATTGATGACCTGTTAGACATATCCCGTATTACCGTTGGACAACTCGCGCTTGAAACGCGGCCGGTCGATCTGCGTGAAATCGTGAGGCCCGCATTGGATTCCGTTCGTCTCATGGCAGCCCAGAAACATATCGAAGTGGACTCGGTCGTGGAAGAAACCATCCCAGCGGTAATAGGAGACGCACGCCGTCTTCAACAAATTACATGGAATCTCCTCGCCAACGCCATCAAGTTCACCCCGAAAGAGGGCCGAATCGAGCTTCACGTTCACCATCGGGATCGGAACGTTGAGATCCGTGTCAGCGACAACGGCCAGGGTATGAGCCCCGCTTTCATACCTTACGCCTTCGACACCTTCCGGCAAGAACAGGACAGTACGACGCGGCCGTATGGCGGTATGGGCCTCGGTCTCGCGATCGTGAAACAGCTCACCGAATTACATGGGGGAAAAGTCAGCGCATTCAGCGAGGGTGTTGGAAAAGGGTCTACTTTCACCGTCGTGCTGCCCGCGACCGAGAGCGCGGCGGCCGAGGATGCGGGAAAGGCCGAAGAGCCAAGCCTCCATGCCCTGGCGAACAAGCGCGTCCTCATACTGGAAAACGATCCCGACTGCAGGGAATTTTTGCTTTCAGCTGTGCAATCACATGGAGGCGCTGCGGAGTGCGCTGCCACGGCGCGCGAGGCTTTCGAAAAAATGCTGGGATTCAAGCCGGACATCATGCTCGTGGACATCGTTCTGCCCGAAGAAGACGGATATCAATTCCTGAAGCGATTGAGGGCCTTTCACGATCCGGCGATTCGCAGCATCCCGGCAATCGCTTTGACTGCACTGGCTACGGACGACTTCCGGAAACGTGCGCTGGCGGAAGGCTTTCAATCGTTCATAGCAAAACCCGTGCCCGCGGACGAAATCATATGCAACATTGCTGCCCTGCTTCGTCCCTCTGACTCTCGGGAGGACCGGCGAATTGCGTGAAGCAACAGAGGAATCACTATTGGAAACGGGCCTGGCGCCGGTCCAGAGTTTCCTTAAGCATGACCGGCCGGCAACTGCCGGAGGGCCCGAGGACATTATTCCGGGTAACCGTCCAAATAGTCGCGGTGGTGCTCTGTTGAACCATTGGGGACAACATAGCCGGCCGGGCGTTCAAAAGAACAAACCGCAATTTCAGCTCGAATTGTTCGCGTCGGACAATCGTCTACAAGTGCCTGCCCTCTTGAGCTTACAAATAAGGTGTCCATTAAGATCGGTCTATAGCAGGACGGAGCGATCGCACTTAGCTCCTCCGATTCCTTTCATCCAGAGGCGTGGCCCTAAAAATGCTTTCACCCAGAGCCATGAGCGTGAAATCTGTTTTACTGGTGGACGATGATGAAGCTTTTCGAACCTACGTCGCGTTGATGCTTCGTACCGAAGGGTATGACGTGGAGGCCATCGAGAGCGCGGAGCCATTGTTTGCCCGCCTGCAATCCGCAGAATCGCTTCCATCGGTCATTCTGCTGGATGTGCTTCTGCCGGACATGGACGGCATCCGGATCATGGAAAAGATCAAGGCGATGGGTCTGAACGTTCCGGTGGTCGTATTGTCCGGGGTCGGGCACGTCAGGACGGTAGTCGAAGCCATGAGACTCGGCGCATGCGACTTCATCATGAAGCCGGCCGAGGACAGCGAACTCCAGAGTGCAATCGAGACGGCGCTGGACGGCTTTGAAGAAAGACAGGCGCTGGAACCCACAGCGTCGCAAACTGACGCGACCGGTATGTTTGTAACGGCGAATCCCGAAATGCGCCGCCTCGCACAAATCGTCAGACGGGTTGCGCCGGCAGACGTTCCGATTCTCATCGCGGGTGAATCCGGTACCGGTAAAGAAGTCATGGCGCGATATGCTCATGGTCATTCCGGCCGCCAGAACCGGCAATTCCTGAAAGTAAACTGTGCGGCATTGCCGCATGAGCTGCTCGAATCGGAACTCTTTGGGTACGAGAGGGGCGCTTTCACCGGA
This window harbors:
- a CDS encoding ATP-binding protein, with the protein product MNNTQEQCEFLCRVFQNLVDFAVFTMNEAGRITTWNAGARKIFGYDEQEIVGQHLATMFTNADKMAQQVEWEMTTARETGRADDERWHVRKNGEQFWASGILSSVRDKEGKICGYAKVIRDLTERKRAEEQRDQLLQELQQANQAKDRFLATMSHELRTPLAAILGWLSLMREKRLQPEQIEPAIESSYRNARIQKSLIDDLLDISRITVGQLALETRPVDLREIVRPALDSVRLMAAQKHIEVDSVVEETIPAVIGDARRLQQITWNLLANAIKFTPKEGRIELHVHHRDRNVEIRVSDNGQGMSPAFIPYAFDTFRQEQDSTTRPYGGMGLGLAIVKQLTELHGGKVSAFSEGVGKGSTFTVVLPATESAAAEDAGKAEEPSLHALANKRVLILENDPDCREFLLSAVQSHGGAAECAATAREAFEKMLGFKPDIMLVDIVLPEEDGYQFLKRLRAFHDPAIRSIPAIALTALATDDFRKRALAEGFQSFIAKPVPADEIICNIAALLRPSDSREDRRIA